A genomic stretch from Bradyrhizobium quebecense includes:
- a CDS encoding branched-chain amino acid ABC transporter permease, translating into MHNASKHLLFILAPLVVVFALLPGVYQNHLLLFNFVIFLILAQGVNIIYGFTGYLPFGYVGFFGAGAYGFAIMVMHLQTPAPLAVLVGGAVAVALGLLLTPLLRLSGAYFAIANLAASLAVLHFVANPALEGITKGPYGVSLTGTFNPSHAYYAAVVVMALTVGAVVYLKNSSFGLALQAVREDAVSASMAGVDIIKMRVIAWLASALVAGLAGGIYAWYVSVFYPDNVFSGEFSIFAIVFALFGGVATITGPIVGVLILYGIYNLIGFTTPQYFQLIYGLLIMGLVLFLPAGLVSLATRRGWHVP; encoded by the coding sequence TTGCATAACGCCTCGAAACACCTGCTGTTCATCCTGGCGCCGCTGGTGGTGGTGTTCGCCCTGCTGCCCGGCGTCTATCAAAACCATCTGCTGCTGTTCAACTTCGTGATCTTCCTGATCCTCGCGCAAGGCGTGAACATCATCTATGGCTTCACCGGCTATCTGCCGTTCGGCTATGTCGGCTTCTTCGGCGCCGGGGCCTACGGCTTCGCGATCATGGTGATGCATCTGCAGACGCCGGCGCCGCTGGCCGTGCTGGTCGGCGGCGCCGTCGCGGTTGCGCTTGGCCTGTTGCTGACGCCGCTGCTGCGGCTGTCGGGTGCGTATTTTGCGATCGCCAATCTCGCAGCCTCGCTCGCGGTGCTGCACTTCGTCGCCAACCCGGCGCTGGAGGGGATCACCAAGGGCCCCTACGGCGTGTCGCTGACCGGCACTTTCAACCCGAGCCATGCCTATTATGCGGCCGTTGTCGTGATGGCGCTGACGGTTGGCGCGGTGGTCTATCTCAAGAACTCATCGTTCGGCCTGGCGCTGCAGGCCGTGCGCGAGGATGCGGTGTCGGCCTCGATGGCCGGCGTCGACATCATCAAGATGCGGGTGATCGCCTGGCTCGCCTCGGCGCTGGTCGCCGGCCTCGCCGGCGGCATCTACGCCTGGTACGTCTCGGTGTTCTATCCGGACAACGTGTTCTCCGGCGAGTTCAGCATCTTCGCGATCGTGTTCGCGCTGTTCGGTGGCGTCGCCACCATCACCGGACCGATCGTCGGCGTGCTGATCCTCTACGGCATCTACAATCTGATCGGCTTCACCACGCCGCAATATTTCCAGCTGATCTACGGGCTCCTGATCATGGGATTGGTTTTGTTCCTGCCTGCAGGGCTGGTGTCGCTGGCAACGCGCAGGGGGTGGCATGTCCCCTGA
- a CDS encoding SDR family oxidoreductase encodes MAKSLQDKVIIVTGAGRGIGREIALLCAAEGAKVVVNDPGGAADGGGSSAAPAEEVVEEIKKRGGTAVANFESVAEAIPASKIVKTATDHFGRLDGVVNNAGILRDMIFHKMSVEAFEAVIKVHLMGSFYVSHAAARIYREQESGSFVHFTSTSGLIGNYGQANYAAAKLGIVGLSKSIALDMGRFNVRSNCVSPFAWTRMIGTIPTETDAEKARVEKIKQMGPEKIAPVCAYLLSDAAKDVTGQIFGVRMNEIFLFGQHRPVRSVHRGEGWTPETIAEHGMPALKGSFAKLDRSADVFTWDPI; translated from the coding sequence ATGGCAAAATCACTGCAGGACAAAGTCATCATCGTCACCGGCGCGGGCCGCGGCATCGGCCGCGAAATTGCGCTGCTCTGCGCGGCGGAAGGCGCCAAGGTCGTGGTCAACGATCCCGGCGGCGCGGCCGACGGTGGCGGCTCGAGCGCGGCGCCCGCCGAGGAAGTGGTCGAGGAGATCAAGAAGCGCGGCGGTACCGCCGTCGCCAATTTCGAGTCGGTGGCGGAGGCCATTCCCGCCAGCAAGATCGTGAAGACCGCGACCGATCATTTCGGCCGGCTCGACGGCGTCGTCAACAATGCCGGCATCCTGCGCGACATGATCTTCCACAAGATGAGCGTGGAAGCCTTCGAGGCCGTCATCAAGGTGCATCTGATGGGCTCGTTCTATGTCAGCCACGCCGCGGCGCGTATCTACCGCGAGCAGGAATCAGGCTCGTTCGTGCACTTCACCTCGACCTCCGGCCTGATCGGCAATTACGGCCAGGCCAACTACGCCGCCGCCAAGCTCGGCATCGTCGGCCTGTCGAAATCGATCGCGCTCGACATGGGCCGCTTCAACGTACGCTCGAACTGCGTGTCGCCGTTCGCCTGGACCCGCATGATCGGCACCATCCCGACCGAGACCGACGCCGAGAAGGCGCGCGTCGAGAAGATCAAGCAGATGGGCCCGGAGAAGATCGCGCCGGTCTGCGCGTATCTGCTCTCGGACGCCGCCAAGGACGTCACCGGGCAGATCTTCGGCGTGCGCATGAACGAGATCTTCCTGTTCGGCCAGCATCGTCCGGTGCGCTCGGTTCATCGCGGCGAAGGCTGGACGCCCGAGACCATTGCCGAACACGGCATGCCGGCGCTGAAGGGATCTTTCGCCAAGCTCGACCGCTCGGCCGACGTCTTCACCTGGGATCCGATCTGA
- a CDS encoding amino acid ABC transporter substrate-binding protein, with protein MLRIIGAALAGSLAFATQAMAADAPSEIKIGTLYASSGRYASISMPVYSSLKLWVEQKNAEGGVFVKAFDKKIPIKLVSYDDQSNTATASTLYNQLVTQDKVDLLVADSGSVLTAPAVAIARDHKMFLFDQTGTGASFFSKDNPYIALMADPVSTVWPKPVADFISHDGPGLGIKKIAILYATNEFTGTQANAFRKFVKESGAPIEIVYDQGVPTETTNYNVIINNISNTNPDAVIHFGYAPNDIAFLRNVQDVGTKFKMLFAIYAGLETELLEKNVGAKGLEHVWTYVPPSELDYPVNFGMTMKDFRTAWLKKYNDGKMEFGFNAVAGYTTALVIEKTLSVATSLEQMELRRAVFSLSGQLKTLDGTFALDETGGQIGELTPLGQLTVDEHDHIKFVSIYPHETATGKPIYPAP; from the coding sequence ATGCTGAGGATCATCGGCGCGGCACTCGCTGGCAGCCTCGCATTTGCCACGCAGGCGATGGCCGCCGACGCACCGTCGGAGATCAAGATCGGCACGCTCTACGCGTCCTCGGGGCGCTACGCCTCGATCTCGATGCCGGTCTACAGCTCGCTCAAATTGTGGGTCGAGCAGAAGAACGCCGAGGGTGGCGTGTTCGTGAAGGCGTTCGACAAGAAGATCCCGATCAAGCTCGTCTCCTATGACGACCAGAGCAACACCGCGACCGCCTCGACGCTTTATAATCAGCTCGTCACCCAGGATAAGGTCGATCTTTTGGTCGCCGATTCCGGATCGGTCCTGACGGCGCCCGCGGTCGCGATCGCGCGCGACCACAAGATGTTCCTGTTCGACCAGACCGGCACCGGCGCGAGCTTCTTCTCCAAGGACAATCCCTACATCGCGCTGATGGCCGATCCGGTGTCGACGGTCTGGCCGAAGCCGGTGGCTGACTTCATCAGCCATGACGGCCCGGGCCTCGGCATCAAGAAGATCGCCATCCTCTACGCGACCAACGAGTTCACGGGCACCCAGGCCAACGCGTTCCGCAAGTTCGTCAAGGAGTCCGGCGCGCCGATCGAGATCGTCTACGACCAGGGCGTCCCGACCGAGACCACCAATTACAACGTCATCATCAACAACATCAGCAACACCAATCCCGACGCGGTGATCCATTTCGGCTACGCGCCGAACGACATCGCCTTCCTGCGCAACGTCCAGGACGTCGGCACCAAGTTCAAGATGCTGTTCGCGATCTATGCCGGTCTCGAGACCGAGCTGCTGGAGAAGAACGTGGGCGCCAAGGGCCTCGAGCACGTTTGGACCTATGTGCCGCCGTCCGAGCTGGACTACCCCGTCAATTTCGGGATGACCATGAAGGATTTCCGCACCGCCTGGCTGAAGAAGTACAACGACGGCAAGATGGAGTTCGGCTTCAACGCGGTGGCGGGCTACACCACCGCGCTGGTGATCGAGAAGACGCTGTCGGTTGCGACCAGCCTCGAGCAGATGGAGCTGCGCCGCGCGGTGTTCTCGCTCAGCGGCCAGCTCAAGACCCTGGACGGCACCTTCGCGCTGGATGAGACCGGCGGCCAGATCGGCGAGTTGACGCCGCTCGGCCAGCTCACGGTCGACGAGCACGATCACATCAAGTTCGTCTCGATCTATCCGCACGAGACCGCCACCGGCAAGCCGATCTATCCGGCGCCGTGA
- a CDS encoding DUF2848 domain-containing protein has protein sequence MFDLTFNVDDKGVATPLTLEIKQAVIAGWTGRDPVARDKHIAELEALGIARPATTPIYYRCSARRLTFADTIEVCGEDSSGEVEFVLIGWQGRIFVGCGSDHTDRKVESYSVTVSKQMCDKPMAAELWELEDVIDHWDQLILRSWAVIGGQRVLYQEGTLDHMLPVKDLIARGFDKGALPDGCAMFGGTFAAKGGIRPASRFEFELEDPVLKRKISHGYDVVTLPVRG, from the coding sequence GTGTTTGATCTCACCTTCAATGTCGATGACAAGGGCGTCGCCACGCCGCTCACGCTCGAAATCAAACAGGCCGTGATCGCCGGCTGGACCGGCCGCGATCCGGTGGCGCGCGACAAGCACATCGCCGAGCTCGAAGCGCTCGGCATCGCGCGGCCCGCGACGACGCCGATCTATTACCGCTGCTCGGCGCGCCGGCTGACCTTTGCCGACACGATCGAGGTCTGCGGCGAGGATTCGAGCGGCGAGGTCGAGTTCGTGCTGATCGGCTGGCAGGGCCGCATCTTCGTCGGCTGCGGCTCCGACCATACCGACCGCAAGGTCGAGAGCTACAGCGTCACGGTGTCGAAGCAGATGTGCGACAAGCCGATGGCGGCTGAACTCTGGGAGCTCGAGGACGTCATCGATCATTGGGACCAGCTCATCCTGCGCTCATGGGCCGTGATCGGCGGTCAGCGCGTGCTCTACCAGGAGGGCACACTCGATCACATGCTGCCGGTGAAGGACCTGATCGCGCGCGGCTTCGACAAGGGCGCGCTGCCCGACGGCTGCGCCATGTTCGGCGGCACCTTCGCGGCCAAGGGCGGCATCCGCCCCGCCAGCCGCTTCGAGTTCGAACTGGAAGATCCCGTGCTGAAGCGGAAGATCAGCCACGGCTACGACGTGGTGACGCTACCGGTCAGGGGCTGA
- a CDS encoding IS110 family transposase: protein MREIIRIGMDTSKHIFVLHGVDAAEQPVLRKKLSRKQVLEFFAKLPPTVIGMEACGAAHYWGRELGKLGHEVKLIAPQLVKPYVLRNKNDGRDADGVCEAMGRPRMRFVPVKSAEQQAALMLAGVRDGLIGRRTQLSNAIRGYAAEFGLIAPKGLDKIEPLLARITQDESVPAMARELFAMQGRDYAQLQGELKAVEARLLAWHQANATSRRLAQIPSVGPIIATSLVMKTPDPHAFRSGRLFAAWLGLTPKDHSTAGKTRLGKITRAGDETLRRLLVAGATAVIRQARLGRGHPSRWLVALLRRKPPKLAAVALANKVARIAWKLMATGESYDAARMNAVT from the coding sequence GTGAGAGAGATTATCCGTATTGGGATGGATACGTCGAAGCATATTTTTGTGCTGCATGGAGTTGACGCGGCGGAACAGCCGGTGTTGCGCAAGAAGCTGTCGCGCAAGCAGGTGCTTGAGTTTTTTGCCAAGCTTCCGCCGACCGTGATCGGGATGGAGGCCTGCGGGGCGGCTCATTACTGGGGGCGCGAGCTTGGCAAGCTTGGCCATGAGGTGAAGCTGATAGCGCCGCAGTTGGTGAAGCCTTATGTGCTGCGGAACAAGAACGACGGGCGAGATGCGGATGGGGTGTGCGAAGCGATGGGCCGACCGCGGATGCGGTTTGTGCCGGTGAAGAGCGCCGAACAGCAGGCCGCGCTGATGCTTGCAGGTGTCCGCGATGGGCTGATCGGCCGCCGTACCCAGCTCAGCAATGCGATCCGCGGCTACGCGGCGGAGTTTGGCCTGATCGCGCCGAAGGGGTTGGACAAGATCGAGCCGCTGTTGGCCCGGATCACGCAGGACGAGAGCGTTCCCGCTATGGCGCGCGAGCTGTTCGCCATGCAGGGCCGTGACTATGCGCAGTTGCAGGGTGAGCTGAAGGCGGTCGAGGCCAGGCTGCTGGCCTGGCACCAGGCCAACGCCACAAGCCGTCGTCTGGCCCAGATCCCCTCGGTCGGTCCGATCATCGCGACCTCGCTTGTGATGAAGACGCCGGACCCGCACGCCTTCCGCTCCGGCCGCTTGTTCGCGGCCTGGCTCGGCCTGACGCCCAAGGACCATTCCACCGCCGGCAAAACCAGGCTCGGCAAGATCACCCGCGCTGGCGACGAGACCCTGCGTCGCCTGCTCGTGGCCGGGGCGACCGCGGTGATCCGGCAGGCAAGGCTCGGGCGCGGCCACCCCTCGCGCTGGCTCGTGGCGTTGCTCAGGCGCAAGCCGCCGAAGCTTGCGGCCGTGGCGCTCGCCAACAAGGTGGCCCGCATCGCCTGGAAGCTGATGGCGACCGGCGAGAGCTATGATGCCGCACGCATGAACGCTGTCACCTAA
- a CDS encoding amidase gives MPKNPTLASLAADLASGATSARKLVERCIARIADPAGEGQRTFIHVDRDAALEAADAMDRLRKANAAPSPFAGVPVSIKDLFDIKGQVTRAGSRALDDSAPADADAPAVARLKRAGFIVIGRTNMTEFAYSGIGINPHYGTPKSAWNRSVGHVPGGSSSGAAVSIADGMAFGALGTDTGGSCRIPAAFNGIVGYKPTQRRIPLDGGVPLSFTLDSYGPLANSVACCAALDAVLADEPVTPVTPRPVKGMRLAVPTTVVLDDLDDAVAKTFERALAALSRAGALIERIEVPELLDVGVMNTKGGFSAAESYAWHRFLLASKGDIYDPRVAVRIQRGEGFLAADYIDLINARRSFIARTEARIAPYDSMVLPTTANLPPTIASLADDKAFATENLRALRNPSLINVLDGCAISLPAHREGEAPVGLMLAAAGGSDRRIFELAAGMETVIRV, from the coding sequence ATGCCCAAGAATCCGACACTCGCCTCCCTTGCCGCCGACCTCGCCAGCGGCGCGACCTCCGCCCGCAAGCTCGTCGAGCGATGCATCGCCAGGATTGCCGATCCGGCAGGCGAGGGCCAGCGCACCTTCATCCACGTCGACCGCGACGCCGCGCTGGAGGCCGCCGACGCCATGGACCGGCTGCGCAAGGCCAACGCCGCGCCGTCGCCCTTTGCCGGCGTTCCGGTCTCGATCAAGGACCTGTTCGACATCAAGGGGCAGGTGACGCGCGCAGGCTCCCGGGCGCTGGATGATTCCGCGCCGGCGGATGCCGATGCGCCTGCGGTGGCGCGGCTCAAGCGCGCCGGCTTCATCGTGATCGGCCGCACCAACATGACCGAGTTCGCCTATTCGGGCATCGGCATCAATCCGCATTACGGCACGCCGAAGAGCGCCTGGAACCGGAGCGTCGGCCATGTGCCCGGCGGCTCGTCCTCGGGCGCCGCGGTCTCGATCGCCGACGGCATGGCGTTCGGCGCGCTCGGCACCGACACCGGCGGCTCCTGCCGGATTCCAGCCGCCTTCAACGGCATCGTGGGCTACAAGCCGACGCAGCGCCGGATTCCGCTCGATGGCGGCGTGCCGCTGTCGTTCACGCTCGACAGCTACGGCCCGCTGGCCAATTCAGTCGCCTGCTGCGCCGCGCTCGATGCGGTGCTGGCCGACGAGCCGGTGACGCCGGTCACCCCGCGGCCGGTGAAGGGCATGCGGCTCGCGGTGCCGACCACGGTCGTGCTCGATGACCTCGACGATGCCGTCGCAAAGACCTTTGAGCGCGCGCTGGCGGCGCTGTCGCGCGCCGGCGCCTTGATCGAGCGGATCGAGGTGCCCGAACTGCTCGATGTCGGCGTGATGAACACCAAGGGCGGGTTTTCCGCGGCCGAGAGCTATGCCTGGCACCGCTTCCTGCTGGCCAGCAAGGGCGACATCTACGATCCCCGCGTCGCGGTGCGGATCCAGCGCGGCGAGGGCTTTCTGGCGGCCGACTATATCGACCTCATCAATGCGCGCCGCTCCTTCATCGCCCGGACCGAGGCGCGCATCGCGCCCTACGACTCAATGGTGCTGCCGACCACGGCGAACCTGCCGCCGACCATTGCGAGCCTCGCCGATGACAAGGCATTCGCCACGGAGAATTTGCGCGCGCTGCGCAATCCCTCGCTGATCAACGTGCTCGACGGCTGCGCCATCTCGCTGCCCGCGCATCGCGAGGGCGAGGCACCGGTCGGCCTGATGCTCGCCGCCGCGGGCGGTTCGGATCGCCGCATCTTCGAGCTTGCCGCCGGAATGGAGACTGTCATCCGTGTTTGA
- a CDS encoding branched-chain amino acid ABC transporter permease, which translates to MTYALVAGVLFGLYFSLVGIGLNLVFGVMRIVNLAHGDILMLGAFIALGVVGIAGIDPLFAVPLAFMVFVLAGVLLYWVLVPRLQGSANPEMLSIILFFGLSQVIEAVTTIFAGTSERSIQSRLLGTVFTTIKVKWFGGKAGGAGPIQIFGQGFPAPWVIAACTSLVAIALVYLYLYHTRLGTLTRAVMSRRDEALATGIDVDRVSAAAFGIGLGIAAVAGVFAPFMFGSVTPAFGADATVTSFAIVVLGSLGNPLGTALGGVVYGLCYMLVQTYLSSWADLLPYVLLIVILLLRPSGLLGRRVRVA; encoded by the coding sequence ATGACCTATGCGCTCGTTGCCGGCGTGCTGTTCGGGCTGTATTTCAGCCTGGTCGGCATCGGCCTCAACCTCGTGTTCGGCGTCATGCGCATCGTCAACCTTGCGCATGGCGACATCCTGATGCTCGGCGCCTTCATCGCGCTCGGCGTGGTCGGCATTGCCGGCATCGACCCGCTGTTCGCGGTGCCGCTCGCCTTTATGGTGTTCGTGCTGGCGGGCGTGCTGCTTTACTGGGTACTGGTGCCGCGCCTGCAGGGCTCGGCCAACCCGGAAATGCTGTCGATCATCCTGTTCTTCGGCCTGTCGCAGGTGATTGAAGCCGTCACCACGATCTTCGCCGGCACCAGCGAGCGCTCGATCCAGAGCCGGCTGCTCGGCACCGTGTTCACGACCATCAAGGTCAAGTGGTTCGGCGGCAAGGCCGGCGGGGCAGGGCCGATCCAGATCTTCGGCCAGGGCTTTCCCGCGCCCTGGGTGATCGCGGCCTGCACCAGCCTCGTCGCGATCGCGCTGGTGTACCTCTATCTCTACCACACAAGGCTTGGCACCTTGACCCGTGCGGTGATGTCACGGCGCGACGAGGCCCTGGCGACCGGCATCGATGTCGATCGCGTCTCGGCGGCGGCGTTCGGCATCGGGCTCGGTATCGCCGCGGTTGCCGGCGTGTTCGCACCCTTCATGTTCGGCTCGGTGACGCCGGCCTTCGGCGCCGATGCCACGGTGACGTCGTTTGCGATCGTCGTGCTCGGCTCGCTCGGCAACCCGCTGGGCACCGCGCTCGGCGGCGTCGTCTATGGCCTCTGCTACATGCTGGTGCAAACCTATCTCAGTTCCTGGGCCGACCTCTTGCCCTATGTGTTGCTGATCGTGATCCTGTTGTTGCGCCCGAGCGGTCTGCTCGGAAGGCGGGTGCGCGTTGCATAA
- a CDS encoding thiolase C-terminal domain-containing protein, producing the protein MRRNQVAVVGAAETTELGVIPNMSQIQLHADAALNAIADAGLKLSDIDGFATAVETPQQMAHYLGITPTWVDGTSVGGCSFMLHVRHAAAAIEAGLCKTVLITHAESGKSMIGKQPRFTAPDSLNGQFESPFGVYGPPSMFPIPVLRYMKTHGITHEQLAMVAVVQREWAAKNPRATMKDPITVADVLNSRMIAYPFRLLQCCLVTDGGGALILTSADRAKDFPQKPVYILGTGESVETPMVSQMKTFDSSRAFKVAGPLAFKEAGIAHKDVDHLMIYDAFAHLPLYGLGDLGFMPHEETGKFIADGNTRPGGKLPLNTNGGGLSYMHSGMYGMYALQESVRQMRGIAPAQVPNAKISVCHGVGGMFAASGTIIFTNEK; encoded by the coding sequence ATGCGCAGGAACCAGGTTGCCGTCGTCGGTGCGGCCGAAACCACCGAACTCGGGGTCATCCCGAACATGTCGCAGATCCAGCTGCACGCGGACGCGGCGCTGAATGCGATCGCGGATGCCGGCCTGAAACTGTCCGACATCGACGGCTTCGCCACCGCGGTCGAGACCCCGCAGCAGATGGCGCACTATCTCGGCATCACCCCGACCTGGGTCGACGGCACTTCGGTCGGCGGCTGCTCCTTCATGCTGCATGTCCGCCATGCCGCCGCGGCGATCGAGGCCGGCCTTTGCAAGACCGTGCTGATCACGCATGCCGAGAGCGGCAAGTCGATGATCGGCAAGCAGCCGCGCTTTACCGCACCCGACAGCCTGAACGGCCAGTTCGAGTCACCATTTGGCGTGTACGGACCGCCGAGCATGTTCCCGATTCCGGTACTGCGCTACATGAAGACGCACGGCATCACGCATGAGCAGCTCGCGATGGTCGCCGTCGTGCAGCGCGAATGGGCGGCGAAGAATCCGCGCGCGACTATGAAGGATCCGATCACGGTCGCCGACGTGCTGAACTCGCGGATGATCGCCTATCCGTTCCGGCTCTTGCAATGCTGCCTCGTCACCGACGGCGGCGGCGCGCTGATCCTCACCTCGGCCGATCGCGCCAAGGATTTCCCGCAAAAGCCGGTCTACATCCTCGGCACCGGCGAGAGCGTGGAAACGCCGATGGTCAGCCAGATGAAGACATTTGACTCATCGCGCGCCTTCAAGGTGGCGGGCCCGCTCGCCTTCAAGGAGGCCGGCATCGCCCATAAGGACGTCGACCACCTGATGATCTACGACGCCTTCGCGCATCTGCCGCTCTACGGCCTCGGCGATCTCGGCTTCATGCCGCATGAGGAAACCGGCAAGTTCATCGCCGACGGCAACACCCGACCCGGCGGCAAGCTGCCGCTCAACACCAATGGCGGCGGGCTGAGCTACATGCACTCCGGCATGTACGGCATGTACGCATTGCAGGAGAGCGTGCGGCAGATGCGCGGCATCGCGCCGGCGCAGGTGCCGAATGCGAAGATCTCGGTCTGCCACGGCGTCGGCGGCATGTTCGCCGCGAGTGGCACGATCATCTTTACGAACGAGAAGTAA
- a CDS encoding Zn-ribbon domain-containing OB-fold protein: MAEPARAKPKPTPETQHFWDGTKAGELRLQRCDACANVYFPPRPFCPYCASRKVSVFKATGKGKLYSYVINHRPAAPGFTPPYAIAIVELDEGPRMMSNIIDCPQTPEALELDMKLEVAFEALDDKITLPLFRPAKG; this comes from the coding sequence ATGGCCGAGCCCGCGCGCGCGAAACCAAAACCGACACCTGAGACCCAGCATTTCTGGGACGGCACCAAGGCCGGCGAGCTGCGCCTGCAGCGCTGTGACGCCTGCGCCAATGTCTACTTTCCGCCGCGGCCGTTCTGCCCCTACTGCGCCTCGCGCAAGGTCTCCGTCTTCAAGGCTACCGGCAAGGGCAAGCTCTACAGCTACGTCATCAACCATCGTCCCGCCGCCCCCGGCTTCACGCCGCCTTACGCGATCGCCATCGTCGAACTCGACGAAGGTCCGCGCATGATGAGCAACATCATCGATTGTCCGCAGACGCCGGAAGCGCTCGAGCTCGACATGAAGCTCGAGGTGGCCTTCGAGGCACTCGACGACAAGATCACCCTTCCTTTGTTCCGCCCGGCAAAGGGGTAA
- a CDS encoding ABC transporter ATP-binding protein translates to MPTDAAPLLDAKGVDAGYGTMQVLWGVDLDVRPGETVLLLGANGAGKTTFLKSLVGLIEARSGHIKLGGEDITKMRSSDRMKRGMTYMSELAVFPDLSIEENIRVGAQALGHANPGARVDELYGLFPVLRDKRRDPASSLSGGQRKMLGIAKALSAEPKLLVMDEPSAGLSPLFVKEVLRALSSLQGRGLALLIAEQNIGFLEIATRVFVLEGGRIRFSGTVAEMSGNEELHRAYFGLK, encoded by the coding sequence ATGCCCACTGATGCAGCGCCGCTTCTGGACGCCAAGGGCGTTGATGCCGGCTACGGCACCATGCAGGTGTTGTGGGGCGTCGATCTCGACGTCCGCCCCGGCGAGACCGTGCTGCTGCTCGGCGCCAATGGCGCGGGCAAGACCACCTTCCTGAAGTCGCTGGTCGGCCTGATCGAAGCCCGCAGCGGCCACATCAAGCTCGGCGGCGAAGACATCACCAAGATGCGATCTTCGGATCGCATGAAGCGCGGCATGACCTACATGTCGGAGCTCGCGGTATTCCCCGATCTATCGATTGAGGAGAACATCCGTGTCGGCGCGCAGGCGCTCGGCCATGCCAATCCGGGCGCGCGGGTCGACGAACTGTACGGCCTGTTTCCGGTGCTGCGCGACAAGCGCCGCGACCCGGCCTCCAGCCTGTCCGGCGGTCAACGCAAGATGCTGGGCATCGCCAAGGCGCTGTCGGCCGAGCCGAAGCTGCTGGTCATGGACGAGCCTTCGGCGGGGCTGTCGCCGCTGTTCGTCAAGGAGGTGCTTCGCGCCTTGTCGAGTCTGCAGGGCCGCGGCTTGGCGCTCTTGATCGCCGAGCAAAATATCGGTTTCCTAGAGATTGCCACCCGCGTGTTCGTGCTAGAAGGCGGCCGGATCCGCTTCTCCGGCACGGTTGCCGAGATGAGCGGCAATGAAGAGCTGCACCGGGCCTATTTCGGGCTGAAGTGA
- a CDS encoding ABC transporter ATP-binding protein → MSPEQNSILKVSKLVKRFGGFHALDGLSFHVVPGEILGLVGPNGSGKTTAINVISGLYAPDGGEVVFDGASSGGIASHKLVHRGINRTFQVPKPFLSLTVRENIQVALAYGGATGTPPSIAELLDEYRLKEVADRPAADLNSAQQKMLDLTRALATRPRLLLLDELAAGLNPAELDWIAGRIKALAATGMAIIVVEHLMGFIEQITDRVIVLNAGKEIFEGTLATAVREPQVIEVFLGGEHAH, encoded by the coding sequence ATGTCCCCTGAGCAAAACTCCATCCTCAAGGTCTCGAAGCTGGTCAAGCGCTTCGGCGGCTTCCACGCGCTCGATGGCCTAAGCTTCCATGTGGTGCCGGGCGAGATCCTCGGCCTCGTTGGTCCGAACGGTTCCGGCAAGACCACGGCGATCAACGTGATCTCCGGCCTTTATGCGCCTGACGGCGGTGAGGTCGTGTTCGACGGCGCGTCCTCCGGCGGCATCGCCTCGCACAAGCTGGTTCACCGCGGCATCAATCGTACCTTCCAGGTGCCGAAGCCGTTCCTGTCGCTCACGGTACGCGAGAACATCCAGGTGGCGCTGGCCTATGGCGGCGCGACCGGTACGCCGCCGTCGATCGCCGAACTGCTCGACGAATACCGGCTCAAGGAAGTCGCCGACCGTCCGGCGGCCGATCTCAACAGCGCGCAGCAGAAGATGCTCGATCTGACCCGCGCGCTCGCCACGCGGCCACGCTTGTTGCTGCTCGACGAGCTCGCCGCCGGTCTCAACCCAGCGGAGCTCGACTGGATCGCCGGCCGCATCAAGGCCTTGGCTGCAACCGGCATGGCGATCATCGTGGTGGAGCATCTGATGGGCTTCATCGAGCAGATCACCGACCGCGTCATCGTGCTCAATGCAGGCAAGGAGATATTCGAGGGCACGCTCGCGACCGCGGTGCGCGAGCCGCAGGTGATCGAGGTGTTCCTGGGAGGCGAGCATGCCCACTGA